One Podarcis muralis chromosome 1, rPodMur119.hap1.1, whole genome shotgun sequence genomic window carries:
- the LOC114584497 gene encoding 5-hydroxytryptamine receptor 5B-like — protein MPLNGSSSGAGGANRTSSSDDGEPLSLFRLLVLSLLALLTVATLVWNLLVLATIVRVKAFHRAPHNLVASTAAADALVAALVMPLSLAKELSGGGRRWRLGRALCHAWVCLDVLCCTASIWSVAAIALDRYWSVSRHLRYTPRARRRASGALIGVAWALGALLALLPLLLGWGGSSYSAEQQRCQVSPEPAYAVFSTGGAFYLPLGVVLFVYWKIYKAAKFRVGGRNAVGPLPETGQVKEASHQPQMVFTARHATVTFQTDGETWREQKEKKAAMMVGILIGVFVLCWIPFFVTELISPLCSCTIAPVWKSIFLWLGYSNSFFNPLIYTAFNKNYNNAFKNLFVRQR, from the exons ATGCCGCTGAACGGCTCCTCCTCAGGCGCCGGAGGAGCGAACCGCACCTCGTCCTCAGACGACGGCGAGCCCCTGTCCCTGTTCCGCCTGCTGGTGCTGAGCCTGCTGGCGCTGCTGACTGTGGCCACGCTGGTGTGGAACCTGCTGGTGCTGGCCACCATCGTGCGCGTGAAGGCTTTCCACCGCGCGCCGCACAACCTGGTGGCGTCCACGGCGGCGGCCGACGCGCTGGTGGCGGCGCTGGTGATGCCTCTCAGCCTGGCCAAGGAGCTGTCGGGGGGCGGGCGGCGCTGGCGCCTGGGCCGGGCGCTGTGCCACGCGTGGGTCTGCCTCGACGTGCTCTGCTGCACGGCCAGCATCTGGAGCGTGGCCGCCATCGCCCTCGACCGCTACTGGTCCGTCTCCAGGCACCTGCGCTACACCCCGCGCGCGCGCCGCCGAGCCTCGGGCGCCCTCATCGGCGTGGCGTGGGCGCTGGGCGCGCTCCtggcgctgctgccgctgctgctcggCTGGGGAGGCAGCTCGTACAGCGCCGAGCAGCAGCGCTGCCAGGTCAGCCCCGAGCCCGCCTACGCCGTCTTCTCCACGGGGGGCGCTTTCTACCTGCCCCTGGGCGTCGTGCTCTTCGTCTACTGGAAGATCTACAAGGCGGCCAAGTTCCGCGTCGGGGGCAGGAACGCCGTCGGGCCCCTCCCAGAAACGGGGCAG GTGAAAGAAGCTTCTCATCAGCCGCAGATGGTGTTTACAGCTCGTCATGCGACTGTCACTTTCCAGACAGATGGAGAAACATGGAGAgaacagaaagagaagaaagcgGCTATGATGGTTGGCATTTTAATTGGTGTGTTTGTACTTTGCTGGATTCCCTTCTTTGTCACAGAACTAATAAGCCCCCTCTGCTCCTGCACCATAGCACCAGTCTGGAAAAGCATCTTCCTCTGGCTTGGTTACTCCAACTCCTTCTTCAATCCTCTGATTTATACAGCTTTTAACAAAAACTACAACAATGCATTCAAGAACCTTTTTGTGAGGCAGAGGTAA